The nucleotide window TAGCGGGCGTTTGGGTTGGTTGCCGAAGGCCGCGTTTACGAGTCTAGAGAGTTGGCCAGGTCAGGCTCAGCCGCAGCGCGAAGCAGGCCCACTCCTCGGCCGAGGGCTCCATCGAGAACTCGGCCAGCGCGGCGATAGCGCGCCGGATGGAGACACGACGAAAGCACCTCAATAGTTAACGGTTTCGCTTCGCTCACGCGAACAGCGCCGCGTTTACCGCATCTCCGGCCACACCGATAGCGCTACGCGGGAACGCATCTACCAAAACCCGAACAACGAGCGGGTGCGGACCAAGGCGGCGGAGGCAACGCCGCAGCATGCGCGCTAATCTTGCGGAGGGTGAACGCCACCTAAAGAAAACCGTATGAACCTATCACACATCTATCCACCCCTAGAGTGCCGCATTTCGCCGGGTTGCGTAGATTGCAGCTAAAACAGCATTAGCAGCGGTTGAAACGATTGTGGGAGGGGTGACACGGAGGAAACGAAGGACTTTGGTCTTTCCTCCGTTCCCTCGGTTTCCTCCGTGTGAGCCTTCTCGATCTTTATGGGGATCAGGGAACGGGCGGCTCCTCCTGCCGCAGCCGCAGCAGGTAGTCGATCAGCGCGCGCAGCGCGGGTGAGGCGGTGCGGCGCTGCGGGTAGTAGAGGTAGAAGCCGGGGAACGGCGTGGAGAACTCGCCCAGCACCTCCACCAGCTCGCCGCGCGCGATGGAGGGGCGGACGATCTCCTCCATCGCCATCGCCAGGCCCACGCCGGTGCGCGCGAGGTGGACGATCAGCGGCACGTCGTTCGTCACCACCCGCGCTTCGAAGCCGACGGAGAAGTCGTGGCCGTCCTCGGTGAACTCCCAGCGATACGGCGGCGCGCCCGGCCCCGCGTGCCAGTTGATGCAGGCGTGCGAGGTGAGGTCGCGCGGGTGCGCTGGCGCGCCGTGCCGTGCGAGGTAGGCGGGTGAGGCGACGACCACCATTCGCTGTTTGCCGGACGCGGGCACGGCGACCATGTCCTGCTCGATCATCTCGCCCAGCTGCACGCCGGCGTCGTAGCCGCCCGCCACGATGTCCGCCGGCC belongs to Longimicrobium sp. and includes:
- a CDS encoding LysR family transcriptional regulator, which translates into the protein MEDDLDGIATFVAVADAKGFRAAGARLGVSGSAVSQALRRLEERLGVALVQRTTRSVRLTEAGERLYAAVRPALDEVRAAVQAVGEMADQPRGTLRLSVSGSAESFLRGPVLEGFLRAYPEVRLDLIVGRGPADIVAGGYDAGVQLGEMIEQDMVAVPASGKQRMVVVASPAYLARHGAPAHPRDLTSHACINWHAGPGAPPYRWEFTEDGHDFSVGFEARVVTNDVPLIVHLARTGVGLAMAMEEIVRPSIARGELVEVLGEFSTPFPGFYLYYPQRRTASPALRALIDYLLRLRQEEPPVP